The nucleotide window GCCGCAAGTAGCCGTAACTGTCCTCGTCGGCGACCGGGCCGATGGTCGTCCTGAACATCATGTTGAAGGGCTTCGGCTCGGTCCAGTCGCCCACCTCGCCCGAGAAGGGGTCGCGCACGCCCGCTGCAATCAGCGCCTCAGATGCCCGCGCCGGATTCTTGACGAGCGCCGCCACCACCGCCGGGAAGTTCCCCGCATCCTCGCCGATGCCCTCGGCCACTTTCGCCACCACGTCCGCCTTCTGGTCCTTCACCAGATGGTCGAGGCGATACCGCTTCTTCGTCTTGCGGTTGTCCACCATCGGGTCGGAGAAGGTAGCCTCGTGGCCGGAGTGCCGCAGCACGAGGCGGTGCATGATGATGGAGGCGTCCAGACCTTCCATGTCGTCGCGCTCGTAGACGTTCGTGCGCCACCACGCGGCCTTGATGTTGTTCTTCAGCTCCACGCCGAGGGGGCCGTAGTCGTAGAAGCCTTGCAGGCCACCGTAAATCTCGGACCCCTGAAAGATGAATCCCCGGCGCTTGCAGAGGCTGACGAGTTCTTCCATCGACTGTGCGGGCATAACCTCTCCTTTCCCGCATCCGCCGAGGCGCTTCCCTGAGCAGGGCAAAAGAAAAACGCCCCGGCGAATGCTCGCCTGGGGACGCAGATTTCATGTTCTACGCGGTTCCACCCCAGTTCCAGCCCGGCGCTCTGCCGATGCTGGCACTTTTGTCAGTTTGAACAGGCTCCCCGCCGCCCTTCCCGTCGCCGCTGGCCGCCTGACTCTCACCGTCTCAGGCTCGCTCATGACCCGAGGCATGTCGGGCCGTTGACTGCTTTGCGGCGGTACTCCTGCGGATCAACGCCTGAGCAGAGTGTGGCGCAGGTCGGTGATGGGGTCAAGGGTCAGTCGGGCGGAATGAACGTGATGTGCGGCTTCATCTCGCCGTCGTCGCTCACAACCATCAGGCACAACTTGCGCTTGCCGGGGTGGAGGTCAAGCTGAAGGGCGGGCTTGTCTTCCCGGTCCAGCAGCGTCCAGAGGGCGGGCGTCTCCATGTGGCCGTGGAGGCTGGCGGTGAAGTCGGGCGGCAACAGGGGCAGGTCGCGGAGGCGGGTGCCGTTGTCGGCATGGAGACCCAGCGGAAACCACACCACGTGGTCCTCGGCGTCATCCCGGAGATCGGCGGCCCGGTTCCTGCCGCCTGCGAGGCGTTCGGGGCTGGGGCGCGTGGCGTGGGAGAGGAGTATCCGGCTCTCCGGCGCTCCAACTTCCAGCCACAGCCGCCCGTGTTCCCTCAGCCAGCGCAGGTCCTCGGCCAGAGCGCCCGCGTCCCCCTTCCCGCTCCAGCCGTAGGATGCGGCGGCCTCCCGCCCCCCGACCTTCCACCACAGGTTCATCAGCGCCCGGTCGTCGTCCAGCACGCCAGCGGTGGCCATGACCTCATGGTTGCCGAGCAGGACCTCGGCGCGGCCCGACTCCACGAGGGAACGCACCGTCTCCAGCACCTCGCGCGAGTCGTCGGGAGTTCCTGCGGTTGCTCGTGCCCGCCTCGCTTCCCGCCGCCTCGTCGAGTCGTCGATCAGGTCGCCCAGGAAGACGAGGCGCGACCGCCGATGGGGACCGTTCGCCACCTCCATTGCCGCGCGCAGCCGGGCCGCGTGGCCATGTATGTCGGGGATGACAAGCCAGGAGCCGTCCCAGCTATCGGCCTTCCAGGTGAGCAGGGTTTTCATGGCCGGGGCGTCGGCGGCAGCCCACCCCGGCTCAGCCATGCGCGGAAGACGACCGTTTCCGTCAAGAAGGCGCGCAGCCAGGCGAGTTGGGTTTCGGGGGTCGAGCCGCGCAGGTTCAGGCGGCGGCTGAGCCTCACCGCCGGGTCGCCGAGTGAGTTCGTTCCGAGGCTGGCCGTGCTCTGCCGGGTCCGGTTCCACGCCTCCACCTGCGCCTGGGTGGGCAGCGGCAGATCGCTGTCGTCGAGGTCGCACAGGGAGCAGGGCAGGGTCTGTACGACCGTGACCTCACGGCAGGGGCCGGGAGCACAGCCCGCGAAGTGGAGGTCCACCTGTCGCCCGTCGGGCAAGCGCAGCCGCGCCAGCGGCTTGTCGGGGTCGGGCACCGAGATGATGCGGTAGCCCGCGTCCAACGTCGCCAGGACGGCCTCGAAGGTGGGAGGTGTGGTCGCCACGGTGATACCAGCGAGGAGGAGGGCACCCACGGTGAGGGCACGCCTCACGCCCCGACCCTCAGTTGAGGTTGCGGGGGCCGTCCCCCGACCCCTTGTTCTTCTCCTCGGCGCGGCGGCGCAGCTCGGAGGCAAGGTCGCTGAAGTCCTGGGCGCTCGGCAGCACGCGGCGGGTCTGCTCCTTGGCCTCCTGTACCACCTTCACCTGCTCGCGCTTCTCGAAGGGGAGGCCCTGCCGCTTGCGCTCGAAGTAGGTCTGCGCCACCCGCCCCAGCGCGAAGGTCCAGCCGTACACGGCGGGCGCGGTGATGATGCCGCCGATGACGGGCAGGGCGAGCTTGGCGAGGCCGCGCATGACCTGACGGGCGATGACGCCGTAGCCCACGGTGACGCCGAGTTCCTGCGCGATCTCGCGGGCGCGGGCGGGCGTGACCTCGAAGCCGTAGATTTTGCCGATGTGCAGGACCATCTTCGCCTGCAAGGGCGTGATCAGCAGGATGTCCGCGAAGGGGACGGGTTCCACCGCGATGGCACCCGACAGGAGGGCCGCACTCTTGATGACCTCCTCAACGTTCTCGTCCTGCGTCAGGTCCGGGTCCACGTCGAAGTTGAAGTTGTCGAGCACCTGCTTGACCAGCGGCAGCATGGGGGGAGTGTACCCCCGCACCCGCCCGGCATCCAAATTGGTCCGGCCAGACGAAAAAGCACGAGGGCACGCCGGGGAGGAGTGGCGTGCCCTCGGAGGGGGAGGGAGAGCGCGATTGCTCGGCGCTCAAGTACAGGGTACGGATGCCCTATGACAGCTTTCTGACAGGCTGTTCGTCAGGAGGAGTCACCGGGGACCAGTCGCCAGTCAGGAAGAGAGGGGCGTGAGCCG belongs to Deinococcus sp. YIM 134068 and includes:
- a CDS encoding metallophosphoesterase, which encodes MAEPGWAAADAPAMKTLLTWKADSWDGSWLVIPDIHGHAARLRAAMEVANGPHRRSRLVFLGDLIDDSTRRREARRARATAGTPDDSREVLETVRSLVESGRAEVLLGNHEVMATAGVLDDDRALMNLWWKVGGREAAASYGWSGKGDAGALAEDLRWLREHGRLWLEVGAPESRILLSHATRPSPERLAGGRNRAADLRDDAEDHVVWFPLGLHADNGTRLRDLPLLPPDFTASLHGHMETPALWTLLDREDKPALQLDLHPGKRKLCLMVVSDDGEMKPHITFIPPD
- a CDS encoding YcjF family protein translates to MLPLVKQVLDNFNFDVDPDLTQDENVEEVIKSAALLSGAIAVEPVPFADILLITPLQAKMVLHIGKIYGFEVTPARAREIAQELGVTVGYGVIARQVMRGLAKLALPVIGGIITAPAVYGWTFALGRVAQTYFERKRQGLPFEKREQVKVVQEAKEQTRRVLPSAQDFSDLASELRRRAEEKNKGSGDGPRNLN